The Microbacterium sp. No. 7 genomic interval GGCCGCGGATTCGTAACAACTGTCGTGAGACGGATCACTGCGTTGGCTCGAACGCTCGAGTGAGAAAACCCCAGGTGAGCAGCTCCACGATCTGACAACTCTCGTGAGATCCGACACAGGGTTGCTGCGTCATCCGCTGCACACGGAGACCGCGCCGCTCACCTGACGGACTCGCCACCAGCTGGAGCTAGTCGTTCCGGGCCGCGTGAGATCGCTCGGCCCACAGGCTGGCCATCATCTCCGCCTGACGCCTGGCGGCCTCCGGGTCCACCCCTCGAGCGCCGATCGGCGCTTCGGGGAACGGGGCACCCGCGTTGTGCTTCTCCTCGAGTCGCGTGGCCTCTTCGGTGAGCAGGGCGGCGACCATCGACGACATCGACGGATAGCCGGCGTCGCGATCGCGCGTTGCCCACCAGGCCGCTTTCGCTCGGGCGTGCACGGCATCGGGGAGGAAGTAGCTGTGGTTGCGCTGCTCGCCGTCGCCGAGCGCGCGGCCGCGAGCTCCTTCGGGAGCGGCGGGGAAGGGCTCACCGTCGTTGTATCGGTCTTCGAGACGGGCGGCGCCGGCGACGAGCAGCTGCGCCACGAGCGAGGCGAGGGTCGGAGCGGCGTCAGCAGTGTCTCGGGTCCCCCACCAGGCGGCCTTGATGCGCGCGTGAAGGCCCACGGGGAGGAAGTAGCCGCGGAGCCTGTTGCCTGTGGCGGGGGAAGGTGTAGTGGAGGGCACTGAGGGACGCCTCGTCATCCAGGGCGGGGAGTCTTGGTCGATCAAGACTCCGGAGCGCTTTTCGTCTTTTTCGGTCGGGTGTCGCTGAGTCTACCGGGCGGTGTTTTTCGAGGTGGGGAGCCGATGTGCCCGGCGGTGCCGTGTCATCGTGTCGCGGTGCTTCTCGCGGACCGGGCGGCGGCGCGACGGACCGCGAAGACGACCAGAGCGAGCAGCAGCAGCAGACCACCGGCAGCGATCACCAGGCGGCCGAGGTCGAGGCCTGCCGCGTCGGACAGGGGAAGGATGACGTTCTCTGTGGTGAGGACGTGCACGTCGACGAGGAAGGACGCCGCCTGCGGGATGAGGCGGGCGGCGAGGGTGGGGCCGAACAGCATCAGCGCGAACGCTCCGATCAAGACCAGGGTCAGAGTGTCGTCGGACAGTTCCGAGTTGCGGTTCTCGCTCATGGTGTCTCCTTCGTGTGTGGTCAGGGCCGCCGGCAGCTGTCCGGCGGGCAGATCTCGATGCCGTAGAGGCGGAGGAACTCTTCTGGGTTGACATAGCCTGCGTACTGGGCCGGCGCGCCGAGCGCGGGCGCCTCCTGCAGTCCGGCGACGGCGGGGTTGGTGGTGCCGTTCTTGTTGATCCGCAAGTCCAGGTGGCAACCGCCCGAGGGAGGGACGTTCCCGGTCACGCCGATCTGCTGGCCTGCGGTGATCTGATCGCCCACGTCGACGAGGCGCTGGCTCTTGTACATGTGCAGGTAGCTGACGATGAACCCGTCCGGGTGCTTGACCGACAGCCACAGGTCGCTGCTGAGGACGACCGTGCCGGGGAGGATCGCGTAGACGGGGTCGCCGCAGGGGTTCGGCCAGTGCTGCAGGTCGATTGCGACGTGCCAGGTTGAGGCGTTGGGCACGTCGATGTCGCGAGGCCCGTACCCGGAGGTCATGTTGAAGCCGGGCGAGAGGGGGTACGCGGCCTGCCCCACCAGGACGCTGCTGTCGCAGCTGACCGAGCCGCCGACTGAGGAGATGATCTGCTGGGCGGCGCCCTCCCATTTGTCGTAGGCGTCGGGGAAAGCGGACACCTGTACGGTCTGCGCCGCCTCGCCCAGGCTCATGCTCTCCCACCCCGGGATGTCGAGCAGACCGCGGGGGCTGCCCTCGTTCGGCCCGTCAGGGCCGCCGAAGAACGCTCTGGCGGCGTAGGTGGGGTCCATCAGGTCCTTGACCGAGCCCCACCCGGACACGCGCTGCTGGAAGAAGTTGACGGAGTCGTGGTCGCTGCCGACCGCGTCGTGGGGGTAGTCCAGGGATGCCGGCACGCTGCTGTTCGCGTACATCTTCAAGCCCGACTCCTGCAGGGCCGTCATCATCGCGATCTGCTGCCCTCGCTCGGAGACGCCAAGAGAGCGTGCCACGGCGAGGATCGTCGCTGCGTGGCCGAGCTCGGTGGCGGTCAGCGTCCGCGTCGATCCGCCGCTGGTCGTGACGGTGAGCTCGGTGGCGACTCCGCCGGCGCTCACGGTGCAGCTCGACGCGGTTCCGCCGCCGCTGCCGAGCATCGACATCAGGAACATCGTGTAGGCGGCGAAGACCATGATCGGCACGAGGATCACGGCGATCACGGCGACCACCCACTTCCAGCGGCCGGTGCGGGTCTCCTCGTCAACGGGGTCGGTGAGCGGCGACGTTTCGGCGGGTCGCTCGAGCAGATCGGTCACGATCGCGGATCACCTCTGCTCGAGCGCGAGGCGCTCCCGCAGCTCGACCGACCGGGGAGAGCGCGGCGCACGCGGCGGCAACGACGAGATATCGACCCCGGACTCTGACGATCGAGTCTGAATGTGCCCCACCCCGGCGCCGTCCACGACGATGCGCCGCGGCCGGGAAGGAGCTCGTGGCGCTTCGACGACCCGCACAGGAGCAGAGGACTGCGCCGACGACGCAGACGGCTGCTCCCCGCGTCGCGTGCCGTGCTCGATCGCCTTCGAGGCGCCCTTGCTGGCGACCCGACCGCCGACCTCGAGCGCAGCTGCGCCGACCCCGCCGGCGACACCACCCGCAGCGACGCCCTTCCCGATGCGGACGCCGGTGAATACCAGATCTGCCGTCTTTCCGGCCGCCGAGCCGCCGCCTGAGCCCGTTCGCGGGCTGGGGAGGGCCGGACGTCCTCCTGAACCGCCGGAGGGCCGGGGAGGCGCCTGTGGGGCTGCTGGCGCCCGCGTGGCGGCCAGTGTGCCGATGTCGGCGGTCGCGCCGCCGGCACCCTGCCCGACCAGGGTGAGGGAGCGCGCGTCGACGGTGTTGTCGGGTCGCCGCAGCGCCGCGGCGGCGACCGTGGAGACGGCGCTCATGGCGGCGATCGTCTTCACGCCGTCGCGTTCGGCGCGGCCGCCCTTGGTGAACCCGTACTGGGACAGCTGCTGCGCGAGCGATCGGCCCGCCTTCTTCGCCATCCGCTTCGCACGGACGACGAGGAAGATCAGGACGCACATGACCAGAGACGCAAAGGTCATCTGCGCCATCAGCGGAACACCGAGGGCGCTGAGACCCGTGATCGCTGCGACGGTAAGTTTCAGAGTCGCGGCCATCACCACCGCCATGAACACGATCGCGACCAAGCCCATGAAGGTGTCGGCGAGGGACTTCCACAGGGGGTACCGGTCGATCGGCAGGATGCCGAGGTAGACGTTCCACATCGTCTTGAGCGCGGCGATCAGGAAGCCGAGCACGGTGACGAGAAAGAGCACACCGAACGTGAGGGGGATCACGAACAGCACCAGGGCGCCGGGCGTCATCAGCGCGGCGGTGGCGACCATGCCGAAGTTCGGGTTCTGGTTGTACTTCTTCGCGGCCTCGTCGCAATTGTTGACCGCGTCGCGGACCTCGTTGCCGCCGGTGTTGATGGGCGGCGAGGAGATCATCTGGTCGGTGAAGGCCGTGGCGCACTCCCCCTCCAGGGCGTGACCGAACGCGACAGTCTGCGCGGGGATCTTCACGAAGATGTCCACCAGCTGCGAGGTGACTGCTGCGGACAGCATGTTGTCCGAGTCCAGGGTGGTGTTGTTGAGGTCCTCGCTGACGACCGCGGCCGCGATCTCTCCCCCGTACTGCTGGGCGGTATCCATCGCGCCGCCGGCCGCGGTCAGCGTGGCGATCGGGTTGGCGAGCATCCCGGTCGCCAGCACGGCGCATGTTGCGGAGATGAAGATCTCCGACCAGCCACGCGCATGCCGGCCGACCATGATCGCGAGGCCCGCGACCCCGCCGGCGATCGCCAGCGCGAAGGGGATCCAGTTGATCTTCTCGAGGAACTGCTGCAGAAGGTCCGCCAGAGCTCCGAACGGGGCGCTGACCACGCTGACCCATTCGAAAGACAGCAGCCAGTTGCAGAACCAGATCATCCACGAGAGCAGCCCGAGGTGTCCGGTCCAGATGGGATCCAGCCACGACGCGATGAACACCTTCCCCCAGTTGGCGGGGTTCCAGTCGCCACGGTCGATCGGGAGCATCGAGTAGGACGAGAGGGGCACTCCCCCGCTGTCGGTGATGTCGCCGCCGAGGATGTACGGGGCTGCGCCGCCGCCGTCCGCGAACGCCCAGTACGTGTTGCCGAAGCACACCAGGAAGACGTCGATCAGGATGACGGCGATGATCCGGCTCCACCACGGGTGCTCTTTGACCCAGAACCTGACGCGCCAGAACGCGCCGCCGAGGCTTTCGAAGGTGTGCCGGTAGAAGACGATCACGGCGTCACCAGGGAGGGCGTCGACAGCACGGCTTCACGCCGGTCCGGGCGCTCGGGGAGGGTGCGACGGAACTTCCCGATCCGGCCGCGCTGGTCGCGGATCAGCCCCTCGCCGCGGCGATCGGGGGCGACTCTCCCGTCAGAGCCCAGCGGGGAGAGGTCCTCGGTGACGACCTTCACCATGTGCGCGTCGGCCGGTTCACCTGTCAGCCACTCGATTGCGCGGCGGGCGAGATCCTTGTCGGTCTGTCGCATGACGTATCGGGTCTTGAGCAGACCGCGGGTCTGGGTCTCGCCGAAGTCCTCGGGGTCGTGGGACCCGAGAGCGAAGAACGCGCGGTGCTTGCGGCCGTCCCGGATGCCGATGCGCAGATCGCGCTCTCCCTCGGGGGAGGCGGTGATGTGGTGGCATTCGTCGAAGTAGGCGCCGGCGAGCTCGCCGGGGTTCATGAAGCACACCTCGCGCGTGACGCCCATGAGCATCGCGTACATGGCGCGGCCGTAGATCTTCTCGAGCGGCATCTCCTCGAACAGGTGAGCGTGCTCGAGCTCGGTCTTGTCGGGGAGCGAGAGGCCGTGGGTGAGGAAGACCAGCGCGCGCGATTTCAGGTCGACGGCGGGCAGCGTGTCGTTGAAGAGGACCTCGCCGATGTCCTTTGACGCGACCAGGCCGATCAGTCCGGACAGCTCGTCGCTCTCGGCCGAGGTGATGGTCTTCAAGTGCGCGCGGAGCCGGCCGAGGCTGGTGATGTCGTGCGCGGCGACGTACTCCGGCTCCATGAGCCGGGACAAGGCGACCCCGCGGGCGTCGCGGGCGCGGATGCCGAGCATCACCGCGAAGAGAGACTGCACCATGCGGGCACCGACGAGCGGGCCGAACATGCGCAGCGGATCCAGCGAGGACTCCGGCGTCATCAGGTCGACGATCGTGGTGGTGTCAGGGCGCAGGCTCTTCGCGAACGCCGCGTACTCCTTCGCCTCGGTACGGTCGATCGCCACGACGCGGCCGTTGCGGTCGACCGTGTCGCCCATGTCGCACTTGAGGAGCACGCTCTTTCCGGCGCCGAGCTCGGCGACGACCCCGAAGCTGGCGCTGGTGTCGGCCTGGATGCTGCCGTCAGCGTCGCGGAGGATCGGCGTGTGGCGGGCGGTGGAGATGTTCTCCCCGAAGCGCGCGCCGCGCTCATCGCCCAGCTCGTTGCTGGCCAGCGGGACCCCGGTGGCGAACTCCCTGCCGGTGGTGATCTGCGTGAGCTCGCGGGAGAGGCGGCTTGTCGCGGTGCCGGGAATCATCGACCACCACAGGTCTTCCTGCCCACCCAGCGGCGCCTCGAGAATGAAGTCCGAGCTCTTGTACTCCTCGGCGACGAAGCGGGCTCTGGCCTGCGCGAGCTCGGCGGTGTCAGCGCCCACCGCGAACAGCACAGTGCCCTGCACCTCAACCTCCTTGTCGGAACGGTTGAGGGAGGCGTGGTAGGCCGCGAGGGTCTCAGCGATCTCGCCCAGGTCGGATCCGCCGCCGGTGATCGTCGCGGTACCTTCCTGGTGCTTGTACTGCTCCTCGAGCGCCGACTCGGCCTTCTTGTTGCGGCGCTTGACCTCCTCCGCGCCTGTGACGGTGAACCGCACCGCCCAGTCGACGTCGACGGGGAACTGGTCGACGTGGGAGAGCCACTCGACACCCGGTGACACCCAGCCCATCTTGGGCGTGGCGACGAGGGACTGGACCACCTGGTAGGACGAGGCGTCCGCGTACGGGCTGTGGATCTTCACGTAGCGGCGCTTGAACGGGACGAACTGCTGACCCTTGGAGAGGTCGCTCTGCCCGCCCTCGTCGATCCACGGGTTGGGCATCGCGGACGGCATCTGGAAGTGGGCGATATCGTCGGGGGCTGCGCCCTTGGCCGGCGGAACGGGCGCGGCCATGTCGGCTGCGAGTCCGCGCTGCTGGGAGTGCAGCGCGATCCAGATCTGCTCGGCGGGAGTCGCGCGCGTCGGCTGGAACGCGGCCGGGATGCGCACCTCGATCTCCTTGGCCGCCCGGGCGGCCGCGGCGATCTCGCCGTCGCTGGGCAGCTGGCGGGGCAGTGCGAGCGTGTCGCGCAGCTTCGTATCAGCTGCGCGCAGCGCGGACATCGCGCGGGCCTTCCACGCGCCAGCGGCGAGGGGAACCGCGAGCCAGAAGGCACGGGTACCCAACCGGATCTGCTCGAGCGAGTCCAAGGTCAGCTCGATCTCCTCTGCCAGGTCGGGGCAGTCGCTGATCCGGATGCCGTCCAGCATCCTTTCGACGACCGCGACCGGGTCGAGATCCGCGCACAGGCCGAGGAGGAGGCCCTCGCCGCGGTGAGCCTGGAAGAGCGCCTGGTGGTGCGCCTTGACGAGCTTCTGGTTGGTGTCGCTGCTGTAGGCGTACGGCAGCGGCTGCAGCCGCCACGTCGCCCACACCACGCCCGAGCGAGTCCACATCAGGTTGCTCGTCATTGCTGTCGCTGGAATCTGCATCGTCATCTCGTTTCTCAGCCGGTCGGATCGGTCAGCAGCAAATCGCGACCGCCACCGAGGGAGGCCGTGATCGGCGTGCCGCCGAGGATGGGGAGGAGGGCTGCGTAGCTTGTGGCGGCGGGATCCAGGTAGATCGGCTCGCGCGTGGCCTCCGCCTCGACCACGAGGGTCTTGATGGAGGAGCCGCGGCCTCGCCCGCGGATGCCGATCGGGACGTCGATGCTGCTCATGTCAGTTGCCTCCTCGTGCTTGCTGCAGCAGTCGCTCGACGCCGCTGACCGCGTGGGCGGGCGTGCGAGTGGCCAGCGGTGCCGAGCGCTGCTGCATGGCCGGCTGCACCGCTGCGGGTGCTTCCGGCGTTGGGGTCGGGATCGCGACCTCCGGTCGCGGCAGGGCGTCGACGATGGTGTCGGCGATCGTCGTCTTTCCGCCGGCGTAGTGCGGGGGTCGGATCTTCATGGTGGTGCCGCGGTACTTGCCGGTGGCGGGTTTGGTCATGGCTGACAGCCCGCCGGCCAGGACGTTCAGCATGTTTCGGCGGGTCGCCGGGATCCTGCCCGCTCCCCATGCCGCCGCCCAGGAGAAGGCAATGGCGAGAGGGAAGTCGACGAGCGGAGAGCCGGTCCCCCACATCCGCTGCGTGAGCAGCGCGCCGATCAGGACGAGCGCGAGAACGATGCCCTGGGTCAGCGTGTAGGGGCCCCCGGGGATCTTCGTGCCGTCGTGGAGACGGCCGATGAACTTCGGGAACCGGCGGCTGCGCGTGTAGAACCGCGCAACCTCTCTGTCTTCGTCGCGTTCGGCCACGGTGGACCCCCTACGCGGCGAGCTGGTAGACCGTGGCGCCGAGGGCGTTGACGGTCTCGCCCTGGATGAGGGTCATGACCCATTCGCCGCCGCCGAGGGCGAGGAACATCACGAACCCGCACAGCAGGCCTGTGATGACCGTCGTCGCGACGGCGAACTTCACCTTTGCGGCGACGACGAAGAACACGATCGCCGAGACGAGCACGACGAGTCCGCGGAATGCGGTCGTGCCGTCTGAGACGATCCCGTTGATCCAGTCGAAGAATCCCATGATGGGTGTTTCCTTTCGTTAGTTGCCGGTGCCGGACGGCGACGGCTCGGGGGTTGCCGACTTCTTCTCAGAGGTCGCTTGCGGTGCAAGATCGATCGCACTGACCTCCCACCGGCCGGCCCGGGCGGTGAGAGTCAGGGAGTAGGTGGAGGTGAGCTGCTGCTCGAGCGGGCTGAGCAGCGACACCGTGGCGAGGACCTTGACGACGTCGCCGTCCCCCGGCGTCTTGGCCGGCGCGACGTCGGCGCGCAGGTCGAAGACGCTGACGTTCACGTAGGGGGCAGGCGAGAGTGCGGTGAAGTCGGTACCCGGGGAGCTGAATCTCGCGAGTTCCCCCGAGCCGGCCAGGTAGGCGCCGAGGAACGCGGACACGGTCTCCGCGGCTGGGTCGCTCGAGCTGATCGTCTGCGCGTACGCCAGGGAGGTCGTCTTCCCCTCCACCGGCGCCGCAACCGGGGCAGGCAGCCCCACGACCCGGAGGGTCTCTCCCTCGGCCGACACCGCCACCTGGAAGTAGCGGCGCGGCCAGGTCGTCGAGCTCGTGTCGCTGGAGTCGCTGACGGTCAGCTCCTTCACATTGCCGGCGACGACGACGTTGATGAAGCTCGTCTCGTCGACGGGGGTGATGGACACCACGGCGAGGTTGCGGTACTCCCAGGGCTGCTCGGAGAGCTGACGGAGCGTAGCCAGGTCGATGTAGTCGCCGAGGTCGCCGGGCGCCTCCTTGCTCGCGCCCAGCCAGGACCCCACGTAACCCAGCGCGTACCCGCCTGCGGACTGCTGCTGGACGCTCAGCCCTGCCTCCTGCGTCTGCGCAGGCGCGGAAGCGATCGCGGCTGGTCGGGCCGCGGCCGCGAACAGTGCGATCGGGCCACACGCGATCGCCGCGAACAGAAGCCCCGACAGCAGCCGGCCGCTCATCTGCCGGCCGTGCGTCCAGCTGCTGCCCTTGGCCTCGGGCGACTTCTGATCCTTCGGAGCCTTGAGCTCCTTCTCACGCTTGCTGAACAGTCCCATCGTTCACACCCCCTCGGCGGCGATCTGCAGCCGCGCGACACGGCTGGCGGCCTGCCCCGCCTGCGCCAGTCGGGAGGGCTCGAGGGTGCGGCGCATCCGCTCCTGCGCGTTCGGGTCGAGCGCGCTCTCGTACAGCCCGGCCGCCGCGTGCTGGATGTCGTCAATGGCCCGCAGGGCGTGAGCTGCGTCGCTCACGAAGCCCTCGGGAAACTCGTCTGCCGCTGATGCCTGAGCCACCGAACCGACCCTTTCTGTCGCCGTCTAGCACCGGCGGACTCCGGCGCTCACAAGACATTGGTCTTGATTGACCGCCGGATCGGACAGGTCTCCCCCATCTTTTTTTCGTCTTTCTCAGATTTCGTCTTTTTCCGTCACGATCTGGCTTTTTCACGCGCGTTCTGCGCGAGGCAGCGATGTGTCGCGGGAGAACGGACCGAAACGACCAAGAGTCTGAGCAAGACCCGCTGAGGAACGTCGCTCGTGTTCACCCCCGACACGAGAGGCCGAAACTCATGTCCACAACCTCGCTCACCTCACGAGCACCCGGACTCCTCACCGCGCTGCGCGCTGAATGGGACCGCAGCTACACGCAGCTCCCCCACCACATCGCCGGCATCGGCGATGTCGTCTGCGGCGAGCTCACCGCTCAGATCCGAGCTGCTGGCGAAGACGAGCGTGATCGTCTGCTCCACGCACTGCTCGTCGCGGCGCACGACGGCGACCACGTTGCCGAGCGGATCCTCCTGCACCACATGCTCCCCAAGGCCGTCCACTACGCACGCACCTGCCGGGCGCTGCGCTCCATCTCCTCGACCGGGCACGACTCCGTCGACGCGGTCGCCACGGCGATCGGAGCGATGTGGCAGTCGATCTCCACCTACAGGCTCACCAACGCCCACCACGTCCAGGGCAACCTCGGCCTGAACGCTCTGAACATCATCAACGGCTCACTCGACGCCGGCTCTCAGGACCTCCCCGTCGACGATGACTACCTGACCCAGGCCGTGCACGACAACGGCGGCAGCCACGGCATCGAGCCCGAATGGGGTGAAGACTCCCTGCACGACCTCGTCACCCTCCTGTCCTGGGCGATCGACACCGACACCCTCTCCCCCGACCAGGTCCGCCTCCTTGCCCGACACGACCTCGCCGAACGGGACGAACGCGAGGCTGTCCGCGACACCCTCGCCGATGAGCTCGGCATCGCTAGAGGGAGCCTCACCCGACGCGTCCACAGAATCCGCCTCAAGCTCGTCGAGGCGGTCCAGGCCCACGTCCGTACCCACGGCGCCTGGTAACGGCTTGAGAACGCCGTAGAACGCCCGCTAGACGGGTTCTTAGCTCTCAGCGCCCCCCGGGATCGGCCCCCGGGGGGCGCTGAGTCGTTTTGGCGCCGCCGAGGGAACACTGGGGGCGGGATGCTCACACCCCCCACTCCCCGGCCCTCCGCCACACCCTCTTGCCCCGTGCCAACTCTCGTTGCATCCTCGTTGCAACCGTTCTGGCACTGCTCGTTGCTCCTCTCTGCCGTCTATCTGCATATGTTGTGCATATGTGGCTTGCACATAGCTATCAACGTGGTTGCTGTTCTGTACTTGCTTGCATTTCAGTAGCGTGCAGTCTTGCTGTCTACGTTGCTAGTTATGGTGTGTGTCGGTGTGCTTGCAATCTCCCTTGCAAACTGCGTGCAATCTTGCTGTGATATCGCTTGTAGTTGCTATCTCATATGCGTTACAATCTCGGCCATGCAGCAGACACCTTCGCGTAGGTATGGCATCGGGCGGATGCCATGCTGAGCGCAGACAAGAGATCACGACTCCGGCGAGTGATCGCCGTGATGAACCGCAAGGGCGGCGTGGGGAAGACCTCCATCACCTCGAACCTTGCGGGTGTGCTGGCGCAGGCCGGCTACAAAGTGCTTGCGATCGATCTCGATCAGCAGGGGAACCTGGGCGACGACCTGGGGTACCGGCACACG includes:
- a CDS encoding M23 family metallopeptidase; translation: MTDLLERPAETSPLTDPVDEETRTGRWKWVVAVIAVILVPIMVFAAYTMFLMSMLGSGGGTASSCTVSAGGVATELTVTTSGGSTRTLTATELGHAATILAVARSLGVSERGQQIAMMTALQESGLKMYANSSVPASLDYPHDAVGSDHDSVNFFQQRVSGWGSVKDLMDPTYAARAFFGGPDGPNEGSPRGLLDIPGWESMSLGEAAQTVQVSAFPDAYDKWEGAAQQIISSVGGSVSCDSSVLVGQAAYPLSPGFNMTSGYGPRDIDVPNASTWHVAIDLQHWPNPCGDPVYAILPGTVVLSSDLWLSVKHPDGFIVSYLHMYKSQRLVDVGDQITAGQQIGVTGNVPPSGGCHLDLRINKNGTTNPAVAGLQEAPALGAPAQYAGYVNPEEFLRLYGIEICPPDSCRRP
- a CDS encoding ATP-binding protein translates to MQIPATAMTSNLMWTRSGVVWATWRLQPLPYAYSSDTNQKLVKAHHQALFQAHRGEGLLLGLCADLDPVAVVERMLDGIRISDCPDLAEEIELTLDSLEQIRLGTRAFWLAVPLAAGAWKARAMSALRAADTKLRDTLALPRQLPSDGEIAAAARAAKEIEVRIPAAFQPTRATPAEQIWIALHSQQRGLAADMAAPVPPAKGAAPDDIAHFQMPSAMPNPWIDEGGQSDLSKGQQFVPFKRRYVKIHSPYADASSYQVVQSLVATPKMGWVSPGVEWLSHVDQFPVDVDWAVRFTVTGAEEVKRRNKKAESALEEQYKHQEGTATITGGGSDLGEIAETLAAYHASLNRSDKEVEVQGTVLFAVGADTAELAQARARFVAEEYKSSDFILEAPLGGQEDLWWSMIPGTATSRLSRELTQITTGREFATGVPLASNELGDERGARFGENISTARHTPILRDADGSIQADTSASFGVVAELGAGKSVLLKCDMGDTVDRNGRVVAIDRTEAKEYAAFAKSLRPDTTTIVDLMTPESSLDPLRMFGPLVGARMVQSLFAVMLGIRARDARGVALSRLMEPEYVAAHDITSLGRLRAHLKTITSAESDELSGLIGLVASKDIGEVLFNDTLPAVDLKSRALVFLTHGLSLPDKTELEHAHLFEEMPLEKIYGRAMYAMLMGVTREVCFMNPGELAGAYFDECHHITASPEGERDLRIGIRDGRKHRAFFALGSHDPEDFGETQTRGLLKTRYVMRQTDKDLARRAIEWLTGEPADAHMVKVVTEDLSPLGSDGRVAPDRRGEGLIRDQRGRIGKFRRTLPERPDRREAVLSTPSLVTP
- a CDS encoding conjugal transfer protein, which codes for MGLFSKREKELKAPKDQKSPEAKGSSWTHGRQMSGRLLSGLLFAAIACGPIALFAAAARPAAIASAPAQTQEAGLSVQQQSAGGYALGYVGSWLGASKEAPGDLGDYIDLATLRQLSEQPWEYRNLAVVSITPVDETSFINVVVAGNVKELTVSDSSDTSSTTWPRRYFQVAVSAEGETLRVVGLPAPVAAPVEGKTTSLAYAQTISSSDPAAETVSAFLGAYLAGSGELARFSSPGTDFTALSPAPYVNVSVFDLRADVAPAKTPGDGDVVKVLATVSLLSPLEQQLTSTYSLTLTARAGRWEVSAIDLAPQATSEKKSATPEPSPSGTGN